The sequence TGAATTTTGAGTTTGAATTTACTTGCATAAATCACGTAGCTGGTTATTTTTGTTACCAAGTTGTACTTGGatccaaacatttttttccccctccatttaccatttaacgcTTTCTCTGTCCTTAACTGTATCCAGTTATTCTAATTGTCATTCACCTATTTTGTGTTGGCAGTAAATCAGTCCAAGCACAACAAAGACTGGCTGGTGTTCAAGCTAATGAAGAGATTAATGTAAAACTGTTTGTTTACCCTTTCACATTTGACCAGATTACAGCTCATAACAGCATAATGACACGCAAAGCTGATTGTATTCACTCCTTGTCTCTCTAATCACCACTTTGTTCATGGGACAAACAACTCTGTAGAAATATACAAAAGTGTATTTGAGTTGTAATGATTGCATTGTTGTGAACCAGTGTCAATTGTGTAatcactgtttattttttagctCTAACTTTTTGATAAGTTAAAGTCAATGGGTGAATTCTATTTATTAAGAACATGAGTTTCATGTATCGATGCTCTAAGCTGaccaatgaaaacaaatgatagtaaaatgattaaaatgctgaaatgttATTTCAAACATACCTACCTGTACACTCCCTTTAATGTCTTAcatcattttttaaacatttcttctacataaatataaagcagtaagttgttttcattttgcattttttggaAAAATCCACGTTTCTGGTTCATACCATTGTTGAAAATTCTGACTTTCAAGATTTTACGTTCAAATTTCAAAGGTTTATTCCTGAAACAGTTTTTGTACACTTACAAAATCCTAAAAGACTGCAACCAGCATGAGTAGCTTGATGTTTGACCTTCAAAGTACACATGCATTTCAATAAACCAGAGTATCACAAAGAAGTTAATTAATTTCAGCAATTAAACTGGAAAAGTGAACCACTTATAGATTTATTTCACAGTTTCATATTCTAATTATTTATGGTCATGTTGATGAATACAGCTTGCAGCAAATGATTCCCAAAtatcagtttctcagaaaatctgaatattacaAGAGAACAATATAAAAATGATTTACAGTACAGGAATGTCAGCATACTAAAAAGTATGTTCATGTACTCTACAATATATGCACTTAATACTAGTTGGTCAGGGCtgcttttgcatgaattactgcatgatTGCAGTGGTGTTAAAAAAGCCCTGAATGCTTTAACAGCAGTCTTCCTCTTACAGTTTTGAATCTGCCGTCTCTTATCTTCCTCCTGACACTACCCTTTTTCTCTTATGAGGTTTTGGGAGATTTTCCACAGATATAAAATGGTCGTTAAACCAGGTAGCTATTGGTATTTTTGGCAGTCTGCGTAAGTTCCATGTCTGCAGTCAGTATCTTTATAAAACCTGTGAGTAGAAGGACGTATTGAGTGCTCTAAACCTTCCTGATATCTATTTATTTTCGGAACAATGCTTTTGTCTTGCACTTTTTCCAGCAACTGAAAAGACTGAGAAGCAGATATTGGCTTCACTAAAGGCCACTTACTATTAATTCGCAACCAAGGTCTACATATTTGGGTTTATATTTCTgcttcttctgttttatttttacttttatgttaAGAGAACTAAAATAAAGAATGTTCCATAACACTTCCtaatattaaatttgtttttattatgatGAAAATACAATTGTGGCTTAAACCTCTTCTGAAGGATGATCAAAGAATAAAcgtttgtatttaattttaagtAAAATCTTACTTCATGTAAAATTATACATAAAAGGTGCCGTCACAATCCATTTAGTTTAAGCTTGTTTTAACAACAAATTTGTGACGCATTTAAAAGCTTACACAAACTGTGTGATTTATTAGAAAGTCACGGAACCTGTAGTATCGACGCAACTGCGGTCGATTTTTAATGTGACACGTGAGTTGCAACCTTTATTTGTGTCCCCTCAGCTCGACTGAAAGTCATGGCAGGTCCTGACCTGATAAGAACTGTCCTGTACACAATGAATAACCTTTTACAGCAGGAGAAATACAAAGCAGCCTTGGCAGTAGTGAAAGGATTCAGGAACGGAGCTGTGTGAGTAAACACTAACCGTGAGCTAGCTTAACTAGTTTTACTTCTTGAACATTTAGCTAAAGCTGCTTATCAGTTACAGTCCTGCAGGAGTTCTGTCCATCCCATACTAGGCCTAAGAAAACTACCATAAATATTATTTGCAGTAGCAGACTTTTATATTGTTAGACTGTGATATTACTTTAAAACAGATGTGTTTTAACTAACTAAACCATGTTTGTTTTAGATATGGAGCAAAGATCAGAGCACCACATGCCCTGGttatgacatttctgtttagaaGCGGCAGGTCAGTAACTAATGTGAGCATTTACCTAATAAAGGAAACAACTTTATTTGTCCATCTGCTGTTTGAACAGATTACTTTTTCCCATTATAGTTTGAAAGACAAACTTCGGGCCATTTTGAAAGCCACCTACACTCACTCCAGGAACCTGGCGTGCTTCGTCTTCACATACAAAGGACTTCAAGCCTTACAGCAGAAGATCCAAGGAAAGAGTCTGCAGTCCCACTCCTTCCTCGCTGCCTGTGTTGGAGGATGGCTGGTGTTCGGAGACAACAACAATATTAACAGCCAGGTAGAGAACAATGCACTGTTGGCCAGAAGTGTCTGTTTCATGGTTTTGTCCCTGACCCTATCTGCAAGATtatacatcagaaaaaaaaacaaacaattaaagATGCTCAACGGAAGTTCATTTATCTGCTTAGTTGTGTTCAccttctaaaaaacaaaatcatatatataaatatgcaaACAATAATCAGTGCAACTTTAGACTAagtcaaaaaaatatatatttttaaagcacTCACTCCTTCATTAGAGGAAAATATACTCTCTTTACTGTGTCATCAACAATCAATCAACAAGTcctacagaaacaaaatcagttaCTAATTCTAATGACACCCGTCATAAAGTTTTGAGATCTGACCATTAGTGCTTCTTCTTGTATCTGCATCTTGGACTTCTTGACAAGCCGACCACAGGTTGTACAGATCCTACTTCCTTCCTACTGCTTGTCATCCCTGGTATTCCACAGGGATGTGTACTAAGCCCTGTGGTTTACACTCAGTTCACAAATGATTGTACTGCTAAATATAAACTGAACACCATCATTGAACTGGCAAATGACCCTACCATTAACGGCTCCATATCAGAAGGAAATTAGTCCTACATAGAAGAGATGAGAGCCTTGTTGTCATGGTCCAGGGAAAGCAACTGGCAGTATACGTCAGCAAGACCAGTTGTGTACTAGAGCAAGCTGCAGAATGAACAGCATACCCTGTCTGCCTTAAGAGATTTGAAGTAGAGAAGCAGCTGATTTAAGATTGCAAGGATCAACATCGGGGAGTCTGAGCTGGGTACATCACATAAATGTAATCACAAAATCAGAGGCTTTTCTTTCTGCTGCAACTGCTAAGATGTTTTCGTGTGGACTCCATAGTACTCAGCAACTTCTCCTTGTGGACCTTGGAAGTTATTCTAGTGGGCTAGGCTAGACCTGGTATGGAAACTTTACTTCTCTATCTAGTAAAATTCTACGGAAGACAATCAGCTCCTTGCAGTGTGTTACCAGGACTCAGCCAGTTGTCCAACATTTGTACAGAATGACCCATAAAAGAAAGACGAGATCACTGAGCACATTACCGCCATTAGTACATCAAGATCTGAACACGTATCA comes from Girardinichthys multiradiatus isolate DD_20200921_A chromosome 20, DD_fGirMul_XY1, whole genome shotgun sequence and encodes:
- the pxmp4 gene encoding peroxisomal membrane protein 4, yielding MAGPDLIRTVLYTMNNLLQQEKYKAALAVVKGFRNGAVYGAKIRAPHALVMTFLFRSGSLKDKLRAILKATYTHSRNLACFVFTYKGLQALQQKIQGKSLQSHSFLAACVGGWLVFGDNNNINSQINMYLLSRILFALSRLAVEKGFIPAPKQDPFPLFATLVWGIVLWLFEYYPHTLQPSLQSSMNYLYHDSNVWHDISDFLVYNKPRTAGSQK